The following proteins are co-located in the Calliphora vicina chromosome 2, idCalVici1.1, whole genome shotgun sequence genome:
- the LOC135950914 gene encoding uncharacterized protein LOC135950914, whose amino-acid sequence MKPLNYKEKNNNNKPLMNTDDLGSSSEDDLLASSQETLVEMSGSVGDRHSTLLPSKNLTNASLQSDAKAGDQLKKKRKKRKSQKDILKSRYTKARFILDKIDKNAASGAPHERDEEDRAKYQAVVDEYQKFLDAVPSTSKAAADETERSKRNRSQAEGEKSPKRRKVAEKKAAPGPTSTTTTSARRPFNEVVKDHLLMALATEKDGIMNPVVTEWGAIESKLAELVMEHLFANRTGTAPRFDSGEIHRGYRVIKCMDEFSKDFLSKCIAKISDAWDGLSLKLIPAQEIPMRPRARIWLPKMATDAHKMLECLKLQNPNIHMDDWSIIRTEQGDGHTCLILAITESGSVELEKAGLKLFFGVRDAKVKVFRPSGTGSGEADEVEAANSLLTEMKLSELPPKTDNGAQGSAD is encoded by the coding sequence ATGAAACCAttaaattacaaagaaaaaaacaacaacaacaaaccccTGATGAATACTGATGATCTCGGTTCTTCATCAGAAGACGACCTATTGGCCTCTAGCCAAGAGACCTTGGTCGAAATGTCAGGCAGCGTGGGTGACCGTCACAGCACTCTACTGCCCTCCAAAAACTTGACAAATGCTTCTCTTCAATCGGATGCCAAGGCAGGCGACCAATtgaagaagaaaagaaaaaagaggAAGAGTCAGAAAGACATCCTCAAATCCCGATACACCAAGGCGCGATTTATTCTTGACAAGATTGACAAGAATGCTGCCAGCGGTGCTCCCCATGAGCGTGATGAGGAAGATCGCGCCAAATACCAGGCTGTGGTAGACGAGTACCAAAAGTTTTTGGATGCCGTACCCAGCACTTCAAAGGCAGCAGCCGATGAAACAGAGAGGTCCAAGCGAAATCGCTCTCAGGCAGAGGGAGAAAAATCGCCTAAACGGAGAAAGGTTGCCGAAAAAAAAGCCGCTCCGGGACCTACATCCACCACGACTACTTCCGCCAGACGGCCTTTCAATGAGGTGGTTAAAGACCATCTTCTTATGGCTCTGGCGACCGAGAAAGACGGCATCATGAATCCTGTGGTAACAGAATGGGGTGCTATCGAGTCCAAATTAGCTGAACTCGTTATGGAACACTTGTTCGCTAATAGGACTGGTACGGCACCTCGCTTTGACTCTGGTGAAATCCACCGGGGCTACAGGGTGATCAAATGCATGGACGAGTTCTCAAAGGACTTTCTTAGCAAATGCATCGCTAAGATTAGCGACGCATGGGATGGTTTAAGCCTCAAACTGATCCCTGCTCAAGAAATTCCAATGAGACCGCGTGCACGTATTTGGTTACCGAAGATGGCAACCGATGCACATAAAATGTTGGAGTGTTTAAAGCTTCAAAACCCCAACATCCACATGGATGACTGGTCCATCATCCGTACTGAGCAAGGCGATGGCCATACATGCCTTATCCTCGCCATCACCGAATCTGGCTCAGTCGAGCTTGAGAAGGCGGGCCTTAAGCTGTTCTTCGGAGTGAGGGACGCTAAGGTTAAGGTGTTCCGGCCCTCAGGTACGGGTAGCGGTGAAGCGGATGAGGTTGAAGCAGCAAACTCTCTGCTCACAGAAATGAAGCTATCCGAACTCCCACCAAAAACCGACAATGGCGCTCAAGGTAGTGCAGATTAA